GGCTCGAGCATGCTCTCGACGAGAGCGGTATCCGGGTCTTCCCCGACACGGCGGAGCGAGTCCTCGAGCGCTTCGAGAACGCCGGTATGCTCGCCTACCGCTTCTTCGAGTGGACCCGAAAGCAGCACCCGCACCGCGGATGCTCCCACACCGTCAAATCCTACCACACCGTCATCGCGGCGCTCGCGAAGATCAGACAGTACCGGATCATGTGGGACGTCGTCGCCGCCATGCGCCGCGACGGCCTCCTCAACGTCGAGACCTTCTGCATCGTAATGCGCAAGTATGCTCGTGCGCAGAAGGTCGATGAAGCAATCTACACATTCAATGTCATGGATAAGTATGGAGTTTCGCCAAACTTGGCCGCATTTAATAGCCTGCTCGGCGCATTCTGCAAGTCGAAGAACGTGCGGAAGGCGCAGGAGGTGTTTGGCGAAATGTTCGAAAGGTTCGAACCCGACGCAAAGACTTACAGCATATTGCTCGAGGGGTGGGGGCGGGCTCCGAATTTGCCCAAGATGCGGGAAGTTTACCGGGAAATGATCGACAGAGGGTGCGAGCCGGATATCGTCACATACGGGATCATGGTCGATGCCCTTTGTAAAGCCGGTCGGGTGGAAGAGGCGGTTGATCTCGTTCATGACATGGGGTTCAGAGGTTGCCCGCCTACCTCTTTTATCTATAGCGTCTTGGTTCATACTTACGGCGTCGAGAAGAGGATAGAGGATGCAGTTGCCACATTCTTGGAGATGGAGAGGAATGGGATTAAGCCGGATGTCGCTGTGTATAATGCGCTGATCACCGCTTTTTGTAAAGTAAACAGGTTTCAGAATGCCTTTAGGGTCATAGAGGATATGGAGAGTAAAGGAATTAGTCCCAATTCAAGAACCTGCAACATCATTCTGAACAGCTTGATAAGCATTGAGGAATACGACGAGGCATATAAGGTTTTCCGACGAATGATCAAGCGCTGCGAACCGGACTCTGATACGTATAcaatgatgataaaaatgttCTGCGAAAGTGATAGATTAGAGATGGCTTTGAAAGTGTGGAAGTACATGGGAAAGAAACAGTTTGTCCCGACCATGCATACGTTCTCTGTTCTGATCAACGGGCTCTGCGAGAAGGGCGAAGTGAGCCGAGCTTGTGTTTTGCTAGAAGATATGGTCGAAAAGGGAATTAGGCCTCCTGGTTCGACGTTCGGGAAGCTGAGGCAGTTGCTTCTGAAAGAAGGGAGAGAAGATGTGCTCGAGTTTCTTGTCGAGAAAATGAAGAATCTGATAGAAGAACCCTTATGGGATTGATCCTGGATTGGTGGATGGTCATACTAAGTTATACTGCAAAGTTTTATAGCTTATGAAGCAGAACTCGAAATGCGAAGATGAATGCATTGCTCCAGAAGATCTTCAGCTGATACTTTCTGAATCCTGAACTATCTTTATGGTCTTCTCACTAATCCATCCATATGTGCTGATTCTTTCTGCATCCTAAACTATCTTTATGGTCTTGTAGCTAATCCATACCTACATGCGACGTGATCGGAGCAACAACTGTATCCTTGTATGAAGTACAAAATATTGAATTGAACCCAAAATCCATGGTCTGTTCTTCATCTCTGGTATCCATATTctagttgctttacattttttttttttgcccagTATAATCAACCAATCAGATCTTGACTGAAATCCTACTTTTAATAGGAAGCGCATCTAAATTTGATCATTAGTTTAATATTATATGGCAATAGTTTTGACTTTGGACGGTGTCGAATAGGTTTTGAAGTCATTCCACTTACGAGGtcactaggggtggcaatccagctcgctgatTATAAGCCagcagctcgtgttcggttcgaaaTGAGTTCGAGATTGAATCAcacgtttaataaacgagccgaatacgagctggggctagctcgctcgtgttcgactcaataacaactcgaatacatatattttatatttatataatttatttaatttatatttttatatattaataaataattatatataatatatatttttattatttaatttttagcaaaataaaaatataaatacgagtttaattataaaaagactcatttatatgtaaagtttcaactattaaatcaaaatctaatggataagattttataaatttatttttNAACATAAAGCCCAACTTAATTATAAACagattcatttatatataaagtttccaCTATTAAGTCAGAGTCTAATggataatttcataaatttattttctacatttatCCTTTCTAATTTTCTATCTTGTTGTTTGTGAGACataacgagtcgaacacgagctaaatttttcggttcgatactttaacgagccagctcttGTTCGACTCAGTTAttaaacgaaccgaacacgacccggccctagctcgctcgtgttcgactcgtttacacccctagagGTCATTGAGAAGTAATGTGAAAGCACCGTGATAGATGACacgataataattaaaatgctatattatttttataaataatttataatatttagctAACTAGATTGAATAATGAGACTAGattataataagttaaaaataatagagtaaaaaattataataaataaaagtttgagaTCATAAGTATTAATTTGACTTTTTAAGAGTAACAATTTATAATTTGCAATGCGTTGCTAATGCTGTAGCCTGCAGGTCAACATCAGGTCAAACCTTAGTGATGACTATGTATTTGTATGTGAACATTCATCCTCCACTAACAATATCAGATcaggtaaaatattttttttaaaaaagtttataaaaGATCAAGATCCAATCACAGCCCGAGTCCGTTTCCAACCACCACATTCCCAACCACCCTTGCCTGGAAATCGACAGTAGTTCACGTGCCTGCACCTAATCCAATCCAATTGCTATTGCGGTGGTGGCAAAATAACGCATCAGGATCAGAGTAATTGTGTACTCTTGTTCCTTTCCGAAACTCAACGCTTGCTGTTCATTTCTCCTCCTGTCCTGCATGgcgagaaattattgcctgcacctggtGCGAGTAATGATAGACATACACCCCTTTTAGGTTGGGGTGTGCCGGTGTGCAGATAAaaagtagaaaagaaaaataatcgCTTAATaaatgataacaataaataaagtatTACATAAGATGAATGTTTTGccaaatgtttttctttttttgacttACTCATCTGACGGCCCATTCAAAAGTAAATTACATCTTTATTATTTCTTTAGTTGATTATTAGATTAGCGTCTATTACTAAGCTCCATTACATAATTGGAATAGATGGGATTTATTAAGTCTGCTCTAATTTTATTAGCAAATAGCATTTGTCAAGAGTGATATTAATGAAGCTGTATTTTGTAAGGGCAAATTAAATTTGCTAAATCGGTATGCATTTACTGCTCATTATAAGTAGAAACCGAATCCAATGAATTTTTTtggtccaatttttttttgaaaaaattagatagcatgctattcatttcatttattttatttaaaaataaatttataaaaaatataagtcTGCTCTAATTTTATTAGCAAATAGCATTTGTCAAGAGTGATATTAATGAAGCTGTATTTTGTAAGGGCAAAGTTAATTTGCTAAATCGGTATGCATTTACTGCTCATTATAAGTAGAAACCGAATCCAATGAATTTTTTtggtccaatttttttttgaaaaaattagatagcatgctattcatttcatttattttatttaaaaataaatttataaaaaatataaatcaactaaaattcgaacttatTATTTCGGATACCGACCATCAAATTAACATCACCCCACTATTACTGCAGCTTCTGCGGTTCACGGTCCGAcgcggtgcaccgggtgcacagCAAAAGCTTTTCCCCATCGCATGCTCTCGAGATAAAAGACGACGGCGAAAAGCCGAAGCCCCCACGTCCCATTCATTCCCACCTTCGCTTTGCGCTTTCCAGTTTCCACCCACCTCACACCAAAAAAGGAAAGCAAAGCAAAGCTAAGCTATTCCCAACGCCTCTCTCTATTTCTCCTCTCCTTCACCCACCcgtttcctctttttttttttttttttttttttttttttttttttttttttttttgcgaaccCTAATAACCATGCCCGTCGATAATTACACGAAGCCACCTCTCCTCAAACCcttactcctcctcctccctctctccttcgtcctcctcctcctcctcctcgtgcATCGCTCCGATCCCTCCTCTCCCCAACCCGGATCCTTCGCATCGTcatcgtcctcgtcctcgtcctcccaTGGGAGCCCTCTCATCCGGATGCGGCGCACGTTCCGGTCGTACGACGAGTACCTGAAGCTGCAGCTCAACAAAACCCTAGACCCGCGCCTGCGCCGCGTGTGGGCGACGCGCGACTGGGAGCGCAAGGTCAACGCCTTCGCCCGCTTCTTCGCCCGGCACGCGGCCCTCGGCCTCCTCTCCAACGCGTCCCGCGCGCTCTGCGTCGGCGCGCGCCTCGGCCAGGAGGTGGCCGCGCTCCGCCGCATCGGCGTCGCCGCCGCGCTCGGCATCGACctggcgccggcgccgccgctcgTGGCCGAGGGCGACTTCCACGCCCAGCCCTTCGCCGACGCCTCCTTCGACTTCGAGTTCTCCAACGTCTTCGACCACGCCCTCTACCCGGACCGCTTCGCCGCCGAGATCCAGCGCACGCTGCGCCCCGGCGGCGTCGCCGTGCTCCACGTCGCCCTCCACCGCCGCGGCGACAAGTACTCCGCCAACGACATCCTCGGCCTCGACGGCGTCCTCGCCCTCTTCAACCGCTCCCACCTCCTCCGCGTCTCCAAGATCGACGCATTCGGCCTCGACACCGAGCTCATCCTCAGGAAGAACATGAACGATTAATCACCACACAACATTCCTTTCTATtccttccttttttcctttttcctttttcttttttgttcccaataattgatttttttagatgattttttctctctctctctctctcgccaaGTGTAgaggtttttgaaatttttggcaAACGTACCGCGGTGGTATTCGAATTATACGGCACGAGAAAAAGCAACGGtgggttttgtttttgtttttgtttttgtttttgtttttcgatGGTCTCGAGGCACAGGTGGTGTGGGTATAAAAAGGAATCTCGATTTTACTTTGCAGCAAAATGATGCTTTATGCTGTGCACCCTTTCCTTATAAATATTCTCTTTATTAAGAAAGCTGGTTCTGGTGTTAACTCATTGAAAAATTACTGTATCTGCATGTATCTGCAATTCAAAGTGATCGTGATCttataaagttttatatttaaaatttgtataattcTTTAATGCTTGAATGATAAAATGGTAAGATTGTGAGCTAGTATTGTTCTAACTTATTTTTGGTATTAATTActaatttgttgattttagttCTATTAATTACTGGTTGTATTATCAGAGAGTGGAGGTGGCGTTGGGAACAGAGACTCCCACATGTGACTCCCACATGTGACAATCAGTTTATCGAGTCACAGGAGTCTAAAAGTGTATaataatattagatttttttttttaggatttaaATATGGGTAGAGAACCCCGTGCATGTTTTGCATAATACTGTTCTTAATAAACAAATTATGTGGTATTTTTGAACTATAGAATATTGCTGGggatctaaaaaaattaattttatcttgTATATATTTGATGTGTTGCTAAATTTTATAGGATAGTTCCCCATTGCATGTATGAATATATTAGACCGAAAGAAAAATGCTAcctgtatatttatatataggtgCGTAAATCCTACACATTCATTTTAGGATTCAAAAAACCCAAATAAATTttagtcaaaagaaaaaagaattagtaaaattagagaaaaaaaatagaactttGAATTAGATGAGATGTAAGATTTAACTTTAATCTAAGAAAGTAGAGTTAGCATTGCTATATTGAGTACGGCGTTAGAATGAGCTGGAGCTGCGGGGGGGGNNNNNNNNNNGGGGGGGGGGGAAGGAAACAGCTGGCTTTGAGGTCTTATTAGCTGGCGCTGGGAGACAATAGTATCCAggcttaattctttttttttttttaaccaccTCTTTGTGACAACTTCTAATTTTGCATAATTGAAGgaggaaaaattcaaaatatttttatatatatttttaaacttttgtaaGTTATGAAAGTTGATGTATTTGAAAACGTAATATTAAACTAAATCCAAGTTTACTTGTAATAACATATCTGGCAAACTCGGATCTCAAAATAAGCCCAACATCTATgaattacatattacatatgTAGCAAGATATAGGGTGTTTTTCGCAGTAATAACAGCCGGCAATCAGCTAGGAGCAATTAATTAGGAGACCCCATTCTTAAACTTTTGCAATAGGAGCAATTAATTAGGAGACCCCATTCTTAAACTTTTGCAACCGGCAGCTGTAAGGCACAACTTGAGATTGCGAAAAAATTATGCTACCTACagacgaaaaaaataaaataaatattaagttcCGCATATCGTAACAAGTAggttacaaatatatctctacaactCTAAAACATGTAAACTCAGAACTGGTTTttaggaggaagaagaaaaatcaCACTTACAGCCAATGAACCTAGTTCTCAGAGCAATGTAGTAGTTATACCAATTCAAAAATCTATAATACTACTCAAAGACAAGTGCAacattgaaaaataaatgaCATCTATTGGGAACCATTGAAATAACTGGTTTCTAGTAactgaagaaaacaaaaatgaatCACTGGTATTCCACTATCCTAGAGCATCAAAGATACACTTCCTTTGACATGAGATTCGCTACAACCAAGCCTTTGTACAACGTATGATTTACAAATCGAAGAACTAAAGGCGTTAACTACCTAACTGCGAGGCagctgaaaaaaatttaaatggagATCAAAGAATTGCTATATTCAACCACAAAAGATGAGCTAAAATCGTATAGTTGACTAAAGGAACATTGTTCTAAGCGTCAGTACATCCCTTTGAAGATAGGACTTGTGCGGCATATGCTGGCTCCATACTCCTCGTAATCTTCTTTCGTGTGGCATGCCTGCACcgaaaaaatggaaaagaagaaaaagtatcATGATGCAGCAACAGGT
This DNA window, taken from Ananas comosus cultivar F153 linkage group 5, ASM154086v1, whole genome shotgun sequence, encodes the following:
- the LOC109710135 gene encoding uncharacterized protein LOC109710135 — encoded protein: MPVDNYTKPPLLKPLLLLLPLSFVLLLLLLVHRSDPSSPQPGSFASSSSSSSSSHGSPLIRMRRTFRSYDEYLKLQLNKTLDPRLRRVWATRDWERKVNAFARFFARHAALGLLSNASRALCVGARLGQEVAALRRIGVAAALGIDLAPAPPLVAEGDFHAQPFADASFDFEFSNVFDHALYPDRFAAEIQRTLRPGGVAVLHVALHRRGDKYSANDILGLDGVLALFNRSHLLRVSKIDAFGLDTELILRKNMND
- the LOC109710133 gene encoding pentatricopeptide repeat-containing protein At1g77360, mitochondrial, which produces MSRSPQSFRKLSVLARKVFVRMLSSKSNDPEGFTDPTKRLCKIMLSYPKSGLEHALDESGIRVFPDTAERVLERFENAGMLAYRFFEWTRKQHPHRGCSHTVKSYHTVIAALAKIRQYRIMWDVVAAMRRDGLLNVETFCIVMRKYARAQKVDEAIYTFNVMDKYGVSPNLAAFNSLLGAFCKSKNVRKAQEVFGEMFERFEPDAKTYSILLEGWGRAPNLPKMREVYREMIDRGCEPDIVTYGIMVDALCKAGRVEEAVDLVHDMGFRGCPPTSFIYSVLVHTYGVEKRIEDAVATFLEMERNGIKPDVAVYNALITAFCKVNRFQNAFRVIEDMESKGISPNSRTCNIILNSLISIEEYDEAYKVFRRMIKRCEPDSDTYTMMIKMFCESDRLEMALKVWKYMGKKQFVPTMHTFSVLINGLCEKGEVSRACVLLEDMVEKGIRPPGSTFGKLRQLLLKEGREDVLEFLVEKMKNLIEEPLWD